The Oikeobacillus pervagus genome window below encodes:
- a CDS encoding DUF1871 family protein encodes MDKTIQLNLRLKDLLQNWDPFHMGTDFYDTEIADCIQAVHQFDDANSLAKKIQKIYEFSFEEKIALAECLNISWKLLQIKNDSSCELN; translated from the coding sequence ATGGATAAAACAATTCAGTTAAATTTACGGTTAAAAGATTTACTTCAAAATTGGGATCCATTCCATATGGGAACGGATTTTTATGATACAGAAATTGCAGATTGTATTCAGGCAGTTCATCAATTTGATGATGCGAACTCTTTAGCTAAAAAGATTCAAAAGATCTATGAATTTTCATTTGAAGAAAAGATCGCTTTGGCCGAATGTTTGAACATTTCCTGGAAATTGCTTCAAATAAAAAATGATTCTTCTTGTGAGTTGAATTAA